Within the Glycine max cultivar Williams 82 chromosome 12, Glycine_max_v4.0, whole genome shotgun sequence genome, the region GGAGATCAAGGGATTATACTTAGATTCAAGCATTGGGAATCCTCTTTGATTGCCACACTTTTCTATTGAGGACACCCCATCAGCAATTTGGGATGAAGAAGTTGACCATTTGAAGCTCTCTTAAAAGGGAGAGGAACTTGTCAACCAAGAAGGTTACCTCTCTACATGGCAATGCAAGGAAAACAAACTTAAGTAGAGAGAACATCAAGCAAGAACAGCATTATGGCTACCCTCCCAGAAGTTGTGGAGATATATGTCAAATGTTGTGCCTGTCACTAAGGAGGACAGTAGAATAACACAACTATCAAATCCCTGATAATAATTGTTTCGTGCACTAGGAGGTGCTGTTCAAATTCTATGGTTTATCTTCGAGAGTTGAAGGAGTTCTTGGCAGGACTTATCAGCCAGATTTTCAGAATCCAGCAAAGccaggtgtggcaatgctagtgGTAAGAGGGGAAGATAAATATAGAACCACATTACTTATTTCATCCGCAGAAAATATCACATGAAATATCTCATCAATAGGAGAACAAATGTACTGATCTAGTTAAACTAAAAAACATGCTTTTGTcttcaggattcattttctttgcttctacatcaatatagagaaaattaattatctCCTTATGTCAATTAtccaataatatattagatCTTAAGATCTTCTCAAATTTTCGTCATATCATTGTGGGGTGTAGATGACTACAAATAATATCTTCAAAAGTTATTGCAGACATTTAAGGACAGTTTGGTTACGAAGGTCTNNNNNNNNNNNNNNNNNNNNNNNNNNNNNNNNNNNNNNNNNNNNNNNNNNNNNNNNNNNNNNNNNNNNNNNNNNNNNNNNNNNNNNNNNNNNNNNNNNNNNNNNNNNNNNNNNNNNNNNNNNNNNNNNNNNNNNNNNNNNNNNNNNNNNNNNNNNNNNNNNNNNNNNNNNNNNNNNNNNNNNNNNNNNNNNNNNNNNNNNNNNNNNNNNNNNNNNNNNNNNNNNNNNNNNNNNNNNNNNNNNNNNNNNNNNNNNNNNNNNNNNNNNNNNNNNNNNNNNNNNNNNNNNNNNNNNNNNNNNNNNNNNNNNNNNNNNNNNNNNNNNNNNNNNNNNNNNNNNNNNNNNNNNNNNNNNNNNNNNNNNNNNNNNNNNNNNNNNNNNNNNNNNNNNNNNNNNNNNNNNNNNNNNNNNNNNNNNNNNNNNNNNNNNNNNNNNNNNNNNNNNNNNNNNNNNNNNNNNNNNNNNNNNNNNNNNNNNNNNNNNNNNNNNNNNNNNNNNNNNNNNNNNNNNNNNNNNNNNNNNNNNNNNNNNNNNNNNNNNNNNNNNNNNNNNNNNNNNNNNNNNNNNNNNNNNNNNNNNNNNNNNNNNNNNNNNNNNNNNNNNNNNNNNNNNNNNNNNNNNNNNNNNNNNNNNNNNNNNNNNNNNNNNNNNNNNNNNNNNNNNNNNNNNNNNNNNNNNNNNNNNNNNNNNNNNNNNNNNNNNNNNNNNNNNNNNNNNNNNNNNNNNNNNNNNNNNNNNNNNNNNNNNNNNNNNNNNNNNNNNNNNNNNNNNNNNNNNNNNNNNNNNNNNNNNNNNNNNNNNNNNNNNNNNNNNNNNNNNNNNNNNNNNNNNNNNNNNNNNNNNNNNNNNNNNNNNNNNNNNNNNNNNNNNNNNNNNNNNNNNNNNNNNNNNNNNNNNNNNNNNNNNNNNNNNNNNNNNNNNNNNNNNNNNNNNNNNNNNNNNNNNNNNNNNNNNNNNNNNNNNNNNNNNNNNNNNNNNNNNNNNNNNNNNNNNNNNNNNNNNNNNNNNNNNNNNNNNNNNNNNNNNNNNNNNNNNNNNNNNNNNNNNNNNNNNNNNNNNNNNNNNNNNNNNNNNNNNNNNNNNNNNNNNNNNNNNNNNNNNNNNNNNNNNNNNNNNNNNNNNNNNNNNNNNNNNNNNNNNNNNNNNNNNNNNNNNNNNNNNNNNNNNNNNNNNNNNNNNNNNNNNNNNNNNNNNNNNNNNNNNNNNNNNNNNNNNNNNNNNNNNNNNNNNNNNNNNNNNNNNNNNNNNNNNNNNNNNNNNNNNNNNNNNNNNNNNNNNNNNNNNNNNNNNNNNNNNNNNNNNNNNNNNNNNNNNNNNNNNNNNNNNNNNNNNNNNNNNNNNNNNNNNNNNNNNNNNNNNNNNNNNNNNNNNNNNNNNNNNNNNNNNNNNNNNNNNNNNNNNNNNNNNNNNNNNNNNNNNNNNNNNNNNNNNNNNNNNNNNNNNNNNNNNNNNNNNNNNNNNNNNNNNNNNNNNNNNNNNNNNNNNNNNNNNNNNNNNNNNNNNNNNNNNNNNNNNNNNNNNNNNNNNNNNNNNNNNNNNNNNNNNNNNNNNNNNNNNNACTACTCCAAATGAATAAACATCTGATTCTCTGTAAGCTGTTGCCTTCTGAAGTATTCAGGATCAAGATAACCGAAACTACCTTTAACAGCAGTGCTCACATGAGTCTGATCAAGAGCAGGACCAGTTTTGGAGAGGCCAAAGTCAGCAACCTTAGCAACAAAGTTATCATCTAAGAGGATGTTAGTTGTCTTTACATCGCGGTGAATTATGCTTTGAGATGCTCCTGTGTGGAGATAATGAAGGCCTCTTGCTGCTCCGATGCAAATTTCAAGCCGCTGCTTCCATGATAGAGGTGGTAAGTCAGTTCCATACAAATGACTCCTGAGAGGTCCATTAGCCATGTATTCATAAACAAGAATCATTTCTGATCTCTCATCGCAATAGCCAATGAGGGACACAAGATGGCGATGGCGAAGCTTGGATAACATCTCAATTTCTGTTCGGAATTCAGCAAGACCTTGTTCAGATCTGGGGTTCCCCCTTTTAACAGCCACATTGGTCCCATCTTCAAGAGTCCCTTTATAAACCCTGCCAAAACCACCAACACCAAGAAGCAGCTTCTCATCAAATTTGTTGGTTGCATCAAGGATCTCTTGGAAGGTGAACAACCGTCCGAGATTTGATGAAGCTAAAGAAATGATGCTTGCAGTTGCACTCTTCTGTGAAGTTGTTGACATTTTTGTCATGGTCTGAGAGTTTCCATATAAGGGTAAAGGCAGCCAAGAATGGCCCTGTTGAGTAGACTTTGATTTGAATCTCCCAAGGCAGCAATAACACAAACCAGCTAAAGCAATGGCAGCCATAGCCCCAACAGAAGAACCAACTATTATTCCCATCTTGCTTTTGCTTGATGCTGAACTGGGAAGGAGACTCGCAACTGAAGAAAGTCCATCCAAGCTCTTGAATGCATTGCTTATCTTCATAACCTCAAGACCATTCATAGTGGCATTTGTAATATCTGCCATTGAATCAGGACCAACACTCACTGTCAAAATGTTGGAGTCTGCTGAGGCATTGGAAACAAAGTCCTTGTAGTAAGGCACAGCCAAGTCATTAGTTATGGATGAGAGGTCAAGGCTTCCAAGAGCTATGTCAGTGTTTATGAACAAATTGAACACTAAAGTGTTGAGAGACTTGCTAATAATATCACAAAAGTGCACCCGGATGAAATAGGAGAAGTTTGGATCCACAGAAAAGACCCAAGTAATGTTGAAATTTGAGTCAGGTACATTTGCATCCCCCATTACTTCAGAAGTGGCATAGACCCAATTCGGTGCGGTCTCAGGCGTAACACCTGCATGATACTTAATACTGGAAGGGTTAACAGACACCTTAGTGACTGAACTATTCACATGGAGGTATTTCTGATCATTCTCCCAAGTCCTTCCTAATGTGTCATTTTGGGGAGTGAGCAACGGACCTCCTATGTTTAACCGATAAACGGTCTCAAAAGCAAGCTCAGAAAGGCCATTGAATGCTGCAGTTGGGTTAAGGGCCAATGCCTGATCAACAAACAAGTCATTTGGCATTGACACAACTTCAATTGCATTGACAAAGGCTACTGAACCATTTGAAGGAATGAAGGTGACAGTGAAGGTATCAGAGGTAACATTGATGGCATACTCCCTAAACATATAAGAACCATTGTAGTTCCTAAAGGAGAAGTTGCACAATAGAACAAAATCATCAGTGACCACTGTTATAGCAGCAGCAGTCAAATTATGGGCAGAGTTGGGAAGAGGAGAAAAATATAGCCTAAGCCAGTGCCTACCTTCCTCAACCTGAAACCTATAAGAAGCTTTCTCAGTGAAAATCCTAGCTGATTGATATATTGGGGAAGGGACACTAGAATTGGAACTAGCAACAACAGAATTCCCAGTTTTCAACTTTAGTGAAGAATGTTGTGAATCAGGAACAAAAGTGCGGTCTTGGGAAGTTATGCTTTGGGAGGAACCACATGCAATTAGATAATTATCACGAGGAGTGAATGTGGCAAATGAACCATTcaccaaaaacaaataaacaaccaaaacaaaggAAACCCACTTTACAAGTTTCATCATCACCATTGTTGTTCCCCCGAGTCTTCACCAATCCATAAAACAATTGTAAGCAATACCCTTTAAACCTTTGAAGGCTATAACCTTAACTTTCAATCCCAAGCCACAGAAAAACCTGCAAAACCTCGGATCTATCAAACTCAGTGCACAGAACCAGACGTTTCCGTTAGAAGCAACAGACAAAATACCATGATTCTAATTCTAACATCACAACTCACGAGACATGACACAACACAAACTATCTTAACAGGAATTATATTATGTACTTACCCTTTTTGGTGGTGAATAACCTGCTTCTGCCAAAGTGATTAACACggttcaaagagagaaacaaaataagACCCAATTTAGATTACGTGAACCCCATTACTGAAATCCCATCAAGTTTAGCTTTTTGGTGTGGCCGCAATGCAAGCAAACTCCTTTTCCAGGCTGTTGATTAGGCTGTCAATTACAGTGGGAAAAAAGTGGACCCcacaaagagaaaattaaaattaaaaaagtgttaacaaaacttcaaacttgaaagttgaaactccCATAGAACCAGCTGTTACTTTAAGATTCTGAGTTTTCTAAATTCGGAATCTTTGCGACCAAAGTAGTAATATTTAAACAatagaacaaaataaataacagaATGGAAGTTTAGGAATTAAGGTTTACAACTCCTTAAAGTATATAATATATGGTATATgatatgataataaataattatactaGTTTTTAAGTCTAAAGggttgaagaaaaacaaaagaacatgGATCGGAAGAAAATGGTTGTTGCGCTGGGTTCAACGATAAATGGGACCCGCTATAACGCGGCTTCAAGATGCAGAAGGGTTAGGGGTTGATAACAATTATCAAACAAACTCTAAGGGTTGAACACACACTTAAGTTGGCTTTTCACCTTGGCTAAATGTCTAAGGGTGTTTTTGGTTTATGGGGTAAATTTGAGATGCAATTGAATTGAGGTGGTTTAGGGATGATTGTTAGGGTTGAATGTGGGcttcaagttttaaaaaatttctggGTTGTATGGGTAGAATTTTCAATCCAAAATGAGATCAAAGAAAGTAAATTGTGTTGGTCACTTGCTCTGTGAGAAATTATCCCAAAGAATCTTGTGCTTGCAGCATTATTGATTATGTGGTCATTAAAATTGAACATTTTGATCTTGAGTTATCTACCTAAGCAATTATCTTATTCATATATTGGTTATATAAATTAGTGAAACTTTGATTGATCAACTTAATCAattgtatttatattataattaattatgtatctactaaatttataaaaaatttgatagaGTTAATCTTAAATTTTGTTATCACTATACATATCatgttctttattttaattttgaaaatttgcaaATATCTCGGTCaacaaaatttgtcttgttcTACTGAAAATCTTGTCACGTTCATTATCTAACACAGCAATGTCAGCAAACCCAGTAATTTTGTAGCCACATTCATCCATCCATCCTGGGTGTAAGAAATTTTTGGAAATTCTTGGACACgtttacttttatatttaattaattatggatgatttaatttagaatttgatTTTGAGAAACTGTTAATGTagagatttttatattattaattaattcaaaattaataattcacaattaaataatgatgaaaAATCTTAAACTTgtaatatattctaattaaagtGTTTAACTTATACTACTTGTCtttatgtatataaaataaaggtATTGGTAAGAATGACCTAGGAAGTGGCTGTCTTTGACAAAATTACTTCATCCGAATTTAATGTTAGTTATTTGAAACTTGACCTATCGTGGTTTTTCTAGTCAACTTTTGGATTAGGTGACAAAATTATCGAGCTCGCCGCTTTAGAAGGTTTCGTGGTTTGACAAGGAAGAAGTAACATCCACAATTCCAAACCCCTATCCTAAGATATAGGATTGTTTCGTTGGATGAGTAAACTACTCACATTAGTCATGGCATAGTTCAGTTCATatttaatctaaattaattttagagaaTGAATTTTTAAACTTCACCATTATATTGAAGGATTCGTAACGGTTATTTCTACGACAGCTAATTTGTTTCATAACGACTAGTACACAATAACTAATTTTCATATTGACTAGTTTCATAATAGCTAGTACATAAAgactaatttaaattaaattacaaatttgaCTACTTTTATAACTTCTGCATAATAAagttataatataattcaaGATGTTAGTGTTGATTTCGAGACAccgtaaatatgtttttcatgaGGATTTCGTATTACACGGCCGCATGTTTTCAATTTCCTTTgcctcattttttctttattagtttttttccaTTCCAGACAAATCAACATTGATAGAAGAGATTacaattcctttttctttgtttttcttttttgttgtctttGTCTTGTGGGGTGAGCCAATGGTGATAATTGTGTAAGATGATGAGTATGCATTTGAAGCAAAaatctttgttctttttaaaaGAGTTGACAACTTGTTGTCGCCTCTCGCGTATGAACCTCGTGATTTCTTTTCTGATGTTATCCTCATGTAGTTCATTTATGGTTTGTTTCCAAAGTGTATCAAAGTCCGTGTTTGGATCCAGTATATGAATGATTGACACAAAGAAAATGANNNNNNNNNNNNNNNNNNNNNNNNNNNNNNNNNNNNNNNNNNNNNNNNNNNNNNNNNNNNNNNNNNNNNNNNNNNNNNNNNNNNNNNNNNNNNNNNNNNNNNNNNNNNNNNNNNNNNNNNNNNNNNNNNNNNNNNNNNNNNNNNNNNNNNNNNNNNNNNNNNNNNNNNNNNNNNNNNNNNNNNNNNNNNNNNNNNNNNNNNNNNNNNNNNNNNNNNNNNNNNNNNNNNNNNNNNNNNNNNNNNNNNNNNNNNNNNNNNNNNNNNNNNNNNNNNNNNNNNNNNNNNNNNNNNNNNNNNNNNNNNNNNNNNNNNNNNNNNNNNNNNNNNNNNNNNNNNNNNNNNNNNNNNNNNNNNNNNNNNNNNNNNNNNNNNNNNNNNNNNNNNNNNNNNNNNNNNNNNNNNNNNNNNNNNNNNNNNNNNNNNNNNNNNNNNNNNNNNNNNNNNNNNNNNNNNNNNNNNNNNNNNNNNNNNNNNNNNNNNNNNNNNNNNNNNNNNNNNNNNNNNNNNNNNNNNNNNNNNNNNNNNNNNNNNNNNNNNNNNNNNNNNNNNNNNNNNNNNNNNNNNNNNNNNNNNNNNNNNNNNNNNNNNNNNNNNNNNNNNNNNNNNNNNNNNNNNNNNNNNNNNNNNNNNNNNNNNNNNNNNNNNNNNNNNNNNNNNNNNNNNNNNNNNNNNNNNNNNNNNNNNNNNNNNNNNNNNNNNNNNNNNNNNNNNNNNNNNNNNNNNNNNNNNNNNNNNNNNNNNNNNNNNNNNNNNNNNNNNNNNNNNNNNNNNNNNNNNNNNNNNNNNNNNNNNNNNNNNNNNNNNNNNNNNNNNNNNNNNNNNNNNNNNNNNNNNNNNNNNNNNNNNNNNNNNNNNNNNNNNNNNNNNNNNNNNNNNNNNNNNNNNNNNNNNNNNNNNNNNNNNNNNNACAACACATAGGAAACTTGTATGTTAAGAAACACATAGAAaactttaaaaagttttatttatacatgattGCCACTTTTGTTGACGGTCTTAATGTTGTATTACATGTTGATATTTTTCACGTgtactaaataatattttttatcttataatcaacaaaagttataaaagaaaaagaatcccAAGTCATGCAATCTAAATTGTGGGTTCAAAATAGTAAAGCTGAAacgcttttgtttttttttttttgttggttgaaTGTTAATATTAAGTTTGAGAAAGAAAGTGGAAGAAGTTTTAAGTGTACGTGAACACCACTTTTGATGGCTTCTGATTCCTTTTTGCCTTCTAATTTGAAGACAACAACAACTCCTGGTCTTGTCGTCAGACGAAGATTAGGTTGGGAAAGGCTAACTCATTCTCGACAGTGCGCCAATGCAAAAATGGAGGTGtaaataacaattaacaagAGCCAATGCAAAAAGGCCATTGTGAGCCCAAATGCTCTACCTAAGTATGCCCGGTAATTAGTATAAACAAgtagaaaaagaattataacaTCTGtgtaaataagatttttttttccccaAGTACACTACTTCAGTAAATTAGTTGTAAATTATTTACCgtagtaaaaaaaatctcatttttgtAGTGTCCAAAACATTTTCCAGGTCAAactaatttcttaaattaaacCATTGTATTTGGaatacttcatttatatattattagcgGAGAGGTAGATTGCTGCCTGCTGTCAACTCAATAAAACTCATGCAAATTTAATTGTCCGCGAAAACAATCCATCCCTAAACATGGGACCAATAAAAGTTTTATATCAGAATTTAAATAACAATCGAGAAAGAAAGTGACATGATAGCCAGAAAATTTTATATACCTTTATGTTCGTAACAGCAACAAAACATAGACAATcaaattatttctcttttttttttgtctttatacttcatttttttttatttttcttaaagggaaaaaaattgtttccttttcgttgataagttttttttttctttttttgtttaaatatgttgAAAAGTTCATATAGACgtactattttctattttcaagctccaaataaaaaaattcagtttttttttttatttctacaatTGCATTACCTCCTGCATTTTTTGGCTCTTATAGTTTGACTTgccattaaaaattatattacatatatataatatagtaattttttttaatccaataaATCATGTTAGgctataaaaaagtaaaaatataattaagtgaaTTTCGATCTGCCATCAGAACCAAGATAGGTGACAATAAATActgtaaggataaaaaaaaagtactataTTTGAAATTACACAAATCATACTGCTTGATAGAATAAAACAAGCATATAACTTATAGGTTTTAACAGAAAAAGGAAGCAAGCAGAACACACAAGAAAATAGAACAGAAGAATTCAATATTAAGTACTAGtaccttaaaaaaatgaagaaaaaaaaaaaagcaaatataCATTATAAGCATGTATATATATCCACAAGTCAGCACAAGAACATAAAACCGATAAACCTTAATTATAAACGTAAATCCCCCCGCTAGTATCTAAATTCTTAATATGTGAATATTATCACATTCGAGGGTAGAAGGAAATTAACATCTGAAAAGTAGATTTAGAAGGTATATATCATATACGTAGAAAATGGTGCTCATCTGTAAGATTTAAGAGTGGCTCCACAAAAAGTGCATATGATAGCTTTCCACGATTTGGAGTAAAAGGGAACGTAGCAAAATCTGGTTTGTGTCATCATCTCAGCCACGCTGGCTCCGCCGCCGCACCGCGAGCACGTCCCCGCCGCCGGCTTGCTCCGCCGCACCTTCCTCCTCTGATCCACCAGAAAACAGAAGCAAACCATGTCTCTTCTGGATCAAACGTTGTATTGTTTTGAAAAGTTGGCTTTTTTTTAATGGACAGAAATCAGAAAACTTTAGTGGTTGCTTGTGCTGAAGGCTATGATCCCAAAAAGTGTCTAATCAAAATCGTTATTTATAGTAAGGTTATGGGAAATATGAAGTGATTGGGTGTGGAAGAGGGTTGATGGATGCAGGACACGTGTCTAAACTTTTTCACTTATTGATGGGTTCAATCATGGTGAATAGTGATGAGTGATATTCAGGTGAACATTTGCCACGTGAAGTTACGGTTGTGAGAAAGAGTAAAGAAGAGCTAGGAATGAATGCAAGAGTTGCCACAATGATACTACCTAGACGCTTGAGTTGTTCTCAGTTCTGACTATGAGATACTTCTAGGTACTcagcaaaaattaaaattaaaaaaatgagatgctTTGAGATGATGAATTCTGATTAGTAGAGTTTCTACTGTGCTGTCAATAATTTTTgagattttaatattattaattttttaaccaattaaattatatgtatatttctttattaaatattttttttaaattattccttgattattttttttaaattttaaaattataatttttttaaattagaaaatatggTTAAAGATAATTAGAAGTTTGAACCCTCAAATTCTTTTAGttacttttaacattttttataaaaatcttttGCGGTTTAGGGTTAAAAATTTCTTATTGTTGTTTCTTAAGcatatgtttttataaaaaaaaaagtgttgaaagtaactaatttttttttaggattcatattttttaagttatctttaatcatattttttaatttaaaaaatttataattttaaatttttaaaaataataatcaaagactaatttgaaaaaataataataatgattcaattagttaaaaaattaaccgtatcaaaatttatcaaattattgAAGGCATCATAGAAACTCTATATATTATGATTAGAGTTAGGGTGGAGGATCATCCGGATGTAGACAGCACTGGACCATGACTAAAAAGAagccaaatttttttaaaaaaaattatagttttgtaatattattatatattgtttttataaacaaattaaaattgttgtttattttatgtctccttttttattcaaattaaaatgtgaTATGTTATTAAAACTGTCactcttttcattaattttcCTCATGTTTTACAACCAAAGATTCTTTTTTGATTGAATTTTCAACTCTATAGTATATCAACATATTAAagaaacacacaaaaaattaaaattataaaagaaataaaactaaaattaatattttcataaagaataaaatatacataaactttaatatgaaatgatattttgtcaatgataaatgataatgaTGGAGTTAGATAATTTTCTTTGTGAgaccaaatataaaaatataaagaataaattaaatcttaaatataattgatattttaaatatccATGAGAGtataaattggttttaaaaatataatatggtCTCTTTTAAATCATTCTTATCTTTTGTGCAGATAGAATAAGAAGAGTCAAAcctactttttttatttgttccttTGTCATGCCTACttgatatataaatattcatGTGTATGTCATTTTCTTTACACatataaattgaataataaataataatataagaataacttaaataaaaaaatataatatattctttccaaatttattaaaatcatgttatttgtttagtaaaataaaatgtatattttttatgatattatgtgtctatttttaaatacttaaatataagaggaccttatttaatattttttcatgaacCCATAAAATCTCATAATTGATCCTAATCAGAGCATTCAAAAGTGCATTATTGTTCTTTTAGGATTGCAAGTCTAGTAGTACTAATAATCTCCTTGCATTTTGGATTGTTTCCTATTAGAGATTGGTGATGTGTAATCTCAATGGTGAATTGATCATGTAGCTTGTTTAAATTTATCCTTTTGATATAACcttatataaaaacttttacaGAGAGCTTAGCATATCCCTAATActtcattttttaaacaaacaaatcaTTGATCCAAGTGGTCATGAATTTGATCatcttaaataagattttgggTTCAAACCTTatgaatagaaaaaattataattgagaAGAGAGTCTTCACTTAAGATGATTAATCAAATTTCATGATAAAGATCAACCGAACTAATGAATATTCTATTGTAATAttataatgacaaaaaaaattacttcattttttaatatatagctTATGGATTCTTCAATTCTAAGTATAGCACCTTTATATTCATCTATAAGGAAGACAAgttacttcttattttcttgGGTACATTGTTGACTTGATTCTCACAATAAATTGTCgtacttttataaataaataaaaaagttttagcATGctcttgcataaaaaatttcactCGAGGATTTTAGGACCTGAGGTAATTTTCATGGTGTGGAAATTCTTCTAAACTCTAACTAATGGTATATCTCTCACCCAACATCATTATGCTACAGAACTTCTACAAATAGTTATTAAGATTGGTGCAAATCCTATTTCGACTTTGAGCACTAAGTTTATGAATTGTGCTAATTAAGAatttatatgaaatatatatatatatatatatatatatatataataaaatttatctaacAGAGATTGAACCATTAGTATAGACATTGTGGATTTATGTTAATTAGAAAAAATCTATACTAatgagtaattttaattttattagtataatttatCGTCAGTGTAATccatataacattttaattttaattagaaaaaaatctaTACTAATAAATagtaaccaaaaaataaatcattggtAAAAATACTCTCTTTTTGTGGTGAATATTAGTCCAAACAACATTGGCATTTATTGTTCCGTTGGTGAGTAAAGGTTTAATAAGAAAGGTACCCATTTGACCTACACAGATTGGACTAATATACAAGTATACAACTATTTCAACTATGAATGGTACAATTGTATAAAGTTAAAAGCAGGAGTTGGCAATAGAGAAGATTTTATATAATGTGAAAATAATATCCCATACCCCACCCTCGAACTCGAACATGTGAGGAGATTTTACCactctatttatttaatcaaaattaaaaatacatgtaTCCAATTATTTTGTGCATGCACCAATCAAAATATCTTAACTGCTAGCTACTGATTAAGGGCTTGCTAATTACGATAGCTTACATCTAGATCAAAGAACCTTTCGTTGTTATAGctgtcataaataataaatttgagtgGAACGTGAAGACCCTACTTGATATCACAAAGGACAGACAcctaatttgattaattttgctGTACACTTTACGATAAGTCGATAactcaacttttttaaaatgatattttcttcACACCTGCTGAGGTGCTGAGGAATGTGtagctaattttatttttagatattgAGAGGGAAGATATGGTtagcaacatattttttaatacattcttttttaacacatttttattaatattaatta harbors:
- the LOC100803996 gene encoding LOW QUALITY PROTEIN: receptor-like protein kinase THESEUS 1 (The sequence of the model RefSeq protein was modified relative to this genomic sequence to represent the inferred CDS: inserted 1 base in 1 codon), which codes for MVMMKLVKWVSFVLVVYLFLVNGSFATFTPRDNYLIACGSSQSITSQDRTFVPDSQHSSLKLKTGNSVVASSNSSVPSPIYQSARIFTEKASYRFQVEEGRHWLRLYFSPLPNSAHNLTAAAITVVTDDFVLLCNFSFRNYNGSYMFREYAINVTSDTFTVTFIPSNGSVAFVNAIEVVSMPNDLFVDQALALNPTAAFNGLSELAFETVYRLNIGGPLLTPQNDTLGRTWENDQKYLHVNSSVTKVSVNPSSIKYHAGVTPETAPNWVYATSEVMGDANVPDSNFNITWVFSVDPNFSYFIRVHFCDIISKSLNTLVFNLFINTDIALGSLDLSSITNDLAVPYYKDFVSNASADSNILTVSVGPDSMADITNATMNGLEVMKISNAFKSLDGLSSVASLLPSSASSKSKMGIIVGSSVGAMAAIALAGLCYCCLGRFKSKSTQQGHSWLPLPLYGNSQTMTKMSTTSQKSATASIISLASSNLGRLFTFQEILDATNKFDEKLLLGVGGFGRVYKGTLEDGTNVAVKRGNPRSEQGLAEFRTEIEMLSKLRHRHLVSLIGYCDERSEMILVYEYMANGPLRSHLYGTDLPPLSWKQRLEICIGAARGLHYLHTGASQSIIHRDVKTTNILLDDNFVAKVADFGLSKTGPALDQTHVSTAVKGSFGYLDPEYFRRQQLTEXSDVYSFGSSTPHNDMTKI
- the LOC100782082 gene encoding uncharacterized protein; amino-acid sequence: MVCFCFLVDQRRKVRRSKPAAGTCSRCGGGASVAEMMTQTRFCYVPFYSKSWKAIICTFCGATLKSYR